The Arabidopsis thaliana chromosome 5, partial sequence genomic interval aaatacAACATGATGGCCATCTAGTTTTTCTAGTTctgttcagttttttttttttttggttttaggaaatgttcaacctttttttttctttttgtcttttttcttgtcgtgttttaaatagaaaataaaataatcaataatcaatCATTGATCCAAATTACACATCGAAGTGTTTTTATAACAGTTTTAACATGTTCAGTTTAACTCAAACTAGTATaaatttgttggaaaaaatcCAGATCAAAAGAGACAATATCATACTAATTGGAAATTTGACTTTGCTCACTCATGCAAACCgcaaaaattttgtttaccaaTCTCAACTACTAGACAAATATAACTTTTGTTCGAATtcagtttaaaatatttcagtaTGGTTGGATTCTCTTCTGTTTCGATACACACATGTTTAGTATTAGGCAACTCACTTATTCTTAAAGACACATAGTTAATATACATAGTCAAAAGTaccattaacaaaaacaaacctacATTTTCACCCATTTCTTTGATAATTATTACTCATTGCACATACTCATGATACATCTCATCCATTTATTATGTATTGACCCCTCTCTAATCCGACTTGATTTCTGGAGTTCTGATAGATTCCGGGTACAGAGTACTACGTACACCAGGAATGTCCATGATCCTCTTGTTGAGTGCAGTATCCTCGGACATACCAGTTCCAGTCATGTACAGTAACCGACAACCCCACTCAATCAACTCCGGACATAGCACTTTCCAAAGGTACGTCACCTTAAACCATGATGGCTCTGTCACGTATCTTTGTTTCCGGCACACACCGTTCACTATCGACTTGGCACATCCTGATGCTGACGCTACCGGAAATGGTCCTACTTGAACCTAGTTAATTTTGGGCAAAAGAACACACAATTCAACAATGACctcaatattaattatattggTTAAGGAGTTAAAGATTTATTTAACTTACATCTCTCATGTCTTGGTTGACTATTAACTCGCCTTCACCAGAGAAGTACTTGCCTTGTGTGAGCTCCGACTCGATATAACCAGGTGTGACGATTGTAATGTGTACATCGCCACCAAGCTCAATTCTCATCGTCTCAAAGAAGCTCAACAAAGCTGCTTTGCTTGCCtaattaacatattatatgtataataatatTCATCAATCCCTAAGAGCTTACTTTACTAAGTAATTAAAAGAAGTGAATATATACTTACATTGTAAAAACTCATCCTTGGAGCGGTTAGCCACGCTGCGGAAGACGACATAGCCACAATCTTACCATTACTTTGTCTAAGGTATGGAAGCGCAGCACGAGTGGTATAAACCGATCCCCAGAAGTTAGTATCCTAATTAATCACAAATCATTCATTAAAGATCAGGACAACGAATAAAATTAAAGGGttggtaattaattattttaattaccAAAACTGCTTTTGTCCTCGTTATATCTTCAATGTTCTCAAACATTGAAATCTGCGTCATCCCAGCATTATTTACAAGATGATCCACTGCAAGACCAAAGAAATTCAATGTTTTGTAGACCAAACTTGTGAATGGTAACAAAAAAACGGTCGGTTTTGATAGAGTGATAGTGATTAGCGTCCCGTGGCGTGACTTACATCTGCCAAAATGGGTGATGGTGTCATCAACGATTCGTCTACAGTCATCAGGTTTGGAGACATCAGCATGAACGGTAACAACATTGGGAGATCCGAGTTCACGAGCAATCTCTGCCACTTCCTCTAGACGGTTCTTCCTTCGGGCGGTCAGGGCTAAACATGCACCTCTACATGCGTACTCATATGCCAATTGCTGATATTTCATATACGCAAATAGACTCAAATCAATCATTTTaccatataaaatatatatccgtttcacaaaaatatcgtttatatgttttttgtttttttttgttttatcatttatattttcttattcatatatatatttgttagaaaaaaaccTAATGTTTTACCCTGAAAATACACTGATAATTGTAGCACTGAAAGTCATGATGATATAAATTAATCATTTAAGATTAAATGTGTGAAACTTAGTACTATTGTACCAGTGACCAATTAGGTTATTAAGtctacaattttaaaataaaggcATTATGACCAAACCTCGCCTATACCGGAGGAAGCACCAGTGATGAGAACAACTTTCCCGTAAAGATTTTCAGAGAAAATTGTCGAGAAAATAGACTGCAAGAACTTGAAGAAGTAAAAAGGAggcaagaagaagcagagaccaaagaaggtgaagaaaggAGCAGTTAGGTTGAGAAAGTCGTTTATCAACTCCATTTTTGTCGATCAAAACGTAAATGATTTAGCTCTCATCGATCATTCTCTTTTATCAGCGATATATAAATACAACGCCAATACTAAGTTGGATTTTAGACAAAAACGGTGATGAGACGAAGAGAGACAAGACACGAAGATCAAGTGGTAGTGTGGCAACATTGCATGGAACCGAGACGACACGTTGTGTCAAGATGTGGAAAATGCACGTCGACGaccccttcttcttctttcctttatCCACATAACATCTTTGGTAGATAAGATCAAATCTTCGTTCCACCTATAAGTTATTGTCGTTTCCAAACGACACTATTCTTTAATTGTCGTACTTCGTGTTATTACTCGGTaattaatcacaaaaatgcTTCTCGCTCTAATAACCATGCACATGGGTGATGATTTATTTTGGGTATTAGTAgtccaaaaattatattttaattgatcaAACTATGAATTTGGTCCTAATTTATATCAACGGACTGATATCTTTAATACTTAGATCAGGTGACGTGACAACATACGGTTGGTCAGTATTTTCgctttaataaaaaaaagataaacaaaatttctttaataattttatgttttaacatattaatttttgattttgtaattttttttttatacttaaTCGATCTCACCAATACAAACATATTTAATAGAAGTAtcataaaaaatctcaaatgataaacaaatattataactaatactaaaaaattacttataatactatataaatatcaCCTATATACATGCTAtaactttaattatttatattaagatattaattaattacaaaattctttaaccaaaataaattattaattaatagaTCATGCGAGTACCTATTCACAAAACtacaaaagtaataaaacaaaataatttgagaaaatattaagaaactcgtttttgaatatatatcttatCTTACTTTACCAATTTAACTCCAAATTTAATTAAGAATTAATCCGTAAAATCATGTCAATGATATCTTATACAATCGAATGTTTGGAAATTTTGAAGAAGTTAAATGATGATTCTcgtattaatataattatttttattaatacaaTAGGACGTATTATCCATGCATGATGTTAGATATCACATATATGTCACGccttattcatatatatgtttttcacGGGAtcgtttattttattatattaatttgttgcTTAGGATTGTGTAGAAGCTGCTTGCAAATTCGTGAAACTTTTATCACTAACCGTAAGTATATTTTTGCTTGGAAATTATGTTTGGTTACTTTTTGACTCTCGAGGCCTATGAGAATAATAGAAAGTTAGTCTCATTCTGGCAACCTCTGTTCATATTTAGAGATGTTATCGGGTGCTTACTTCACTAAAACTCGCCCCAAACTCAAGAACTATTGATTTTATCATCTCTCATGTTGACTCTTGAATTCATAACATGATAACCACGGATCTAATCTCTCGTAACATGAATGAAATTTCATAGAAGGTGCGGTCAtgtctttttatatttatatatactttaggCTTTCGGTTCCATTGGTATTTccgtatttatatatttctacgCATTTGATAGTTGGGAGCAAAAGACAAGCACACCGCTTTTACTTTCGACGTGTGCACGAAATaaagtaaatcattttaaGATATGGTCCTCAACATGCTTTAACTAAGGATTGGTCCTCTACATCCAATTTAATTAAGCATTCGAAAATGGATTTGGTGAAAGACAACAAAATACTAAAAGGAGTTAAAAAGACAGTTAATAATTCAAAAGGTGTTTGCACGCCCACATGGTTACTAAGAAAGTTAAATTAAGTATAACATAAAACGCTCAAGCATGTGATTAGTTTAATCTTAACGATGAAGAACCCTTAAACCATGTGCTGCATGCAAGTAGCTAGGGACTATAAATATTGTTCCAAAAAATAGTCTAGCCACTCCATGTCCAGTCACATTTCGTATC includes:
- the HSD1 gene encoding hydroxysteroid dehydrogenase 1 (hydroxysteroid dehydrogenase 1 (HSD1); FUNCTIONS IN: oxidoreductase activity, binding, catalytic activity; INVOLVED IN: oxidation reduction, metabolic process; LOCATED IN: endomembrane system; EXPRESSED IN: seed; CONTAINS InterPro DOMAIN/s: Short-chain dehydrogenase/reductase, conserved site (InterPro:IPR020904), NAD(P)-binding domain (InterPro:IPR016040), Glucose/ribitol dehydrogenase (InterPro:IPR002347), Short-chain dehydrogenase/reductase SDR (InterPro:IPR002198); BEST Arabidopsis thaliana protein match is: hydroxysteroid dehydrogenase 1 (TAIR:AT5G50600.1); Has 30201 Blast hits to 17322 proteins in 780 species: Archae - 12; Bacteria - 1396; Metazoa - 17338; Fungi - 3422; Plants - 5037; Viruses - 0; Other Eukaryotes - 2996 (source: NCBI BLink).) codes for the protein MELINDFLNLTAPFFTFFGLCFFLPPFYFFKFLQSIFSTIFSENLYGKVVLITGASSGIGEQLAYEYACRGACLALTARRKNRLEEVAEIARELGSPNVVTVHADVSKPDDCRRIVDDTITHFGRLDHLVNNAGMTQISMFENIEDITRTKAVLDTNFWGSVYTTRAALPYLRQSNGKIVAMSSSAAWLTAPRMSFYNASKAALLSFFETMRIELGGDVHITIVTPGYIESELTQGKYFSGEGELIVNQDMRDVQVGPFPVASASGCAKSIVNGVCRKQRYVTEPSWFKVTYLWKVLCPELIEWGCRLLYMTGTGMSEDTALNKRIMDIPGVRSTLYPESIRTPEIKSD